A portion of the Juglans microcarpa x Juglans regia isolate MS1-56 chromosome 1D, Jm3101_v1.0, whole genome shotgun sequence genome contains these proteins:
- the LOC121253199 gene encoding vacuolar sorting protein 39 isoform X1 translates to MVHSAYDSFELLNNCPFKIDAVESYGSKLLLGCSDGSLKIYVPEYSVSDRSPPSDYHLHAHELRKEPYALERNFSGFSRKPLLAMEVLESRELLLSLSESIAFHKLPNLETNAVITKAKGANVYSWDDRRGFLCFARQKRVCIFRHDGGRGFVEVKEYNVPDTVKSMSWCGENICLGIRKEYMILNATNGALSEVFPSGRLAPPLVISLPSGELLLGKENIGVFVDQNGKLLQEGRICWSEAPLEVVIQKPYAIALLPRYVEIRSLRDPYPLIQTVVLRNARHLGQSNNSVIVALDNSVYGLFPVPLGAQIVQLTASGNFDEALALCKLLPPEDSNLRAAKEGSIHIRYAHYLFDNESYEEAMEHFLASQIDITYVLSLYPSIILPKTTIIPEPEKLVDISWDTSYLSRGSSGLSDDMETLPSPQLLESDEHAALESKKMSHNTLMALIKFLQKKRYGIVEKATAEGTEEVVLDAVGDNFASYDSRFKKTTKGRGNISISSGAREMAAILDTALLQALLLTGQSSVALELLKGLNYCDVKICEEILRKRNHYAALLELYKCNSMHREALKLLHQLVEESRANQSLAELTQKFKPESIIEYLKPLCGTDPMLVLECSMLVLESCPTQTIELYLSGNIPADLVNSYLKQHAPSMQAKYLELMLAMNENGISGNLQNEMIQIYLSEVLDWYSDLGAQQKWDEKAYSSTRKKLLSALESISGYNPDALLKRLPPDALYEERAILLGKMNQHELALSLYVHKLHVPELALAYCDRVYESVVHQPSIKSSGNIYLTLLQIYLNPWRTTKNFEQRITNLVSPYHTSIPKVGSASSTKARGGRGSKKIASIEGAEDMRVSQSGTDSSRSDGDADESSGEGGSTIMLDEILDLLSQRWDRLNGAQALKLLPRETKLQNLLPFLGPLLRKSSEAYRNLSVIKSLRHTENLQVKDELYNQRQTVVKITSDSICSLCNKKIGTSVFAVFPNGKTLVHFVCFRDSQTMKVVAKGSPRRKR, encoded by the exons ATGGTACACAGTGCCTATGATTCCTTCGAGCTCCTCAACAATTGCCCTTTCAAAATCGACGCCGTCGAATCATATGGTTCAAAGCTCCTCCTTGGCTGCTCCGATGGATCCCTTAAGATCTACGTTCCCGAATACTCCGTCTCCGACCGCTCTCCACCGTCCGATTACCACTTACATGCCCATGAGCTGCGAAAGGAACCGTATGCTCTAGAGAGAAATTTCTCTGGGTTCTCCAGGAAGCCCCTGCTCGCGATGGAGGTCTTGGAGTCGAGGGAGCTCCTTCTTTCGCTCTCGGAGTCGATCGCCTTCCATAAGCTCCCGAACTTGGAGACCAACGCTGTCATCACCAAGGCGAAGGGCGCGAATGTGTATTCTTGGGACGATCGGAGAGGGTTCTTGTGCTTCGCGAGGCAAAAGAGGGTCTGTATTTTCAGACACGACG GTGGTCGAGGATTTGTAGAGGTGAAAGAATATAATGTGCCGGATACGGTAAAGTCAATGTCATGGTGCGGTGAGAATATATGTTTGGGTATTAGAAAAGAATACATGATATTGAACGCTACAAATGGTGCGTTGTCTGAAGTATTTCCTTCTGGGAGGTTAGCCCCGCCTTTGGTGATCTCTCTTCCCTCAGGAGAACTTCTTCTTGGGAAG GAGAACATTGGTGTCTTTGTGGACCAAAATGGGAAGCTGCTTCAGGAAGGTAGAATTTGTTGGTCAGAGGCCCCTTTAGAAGTTGTCATTCAGAAGCCATATGCAATAGCTTTATTACCAAGATATGTTGAG ATTCGATCTCTTCGAGATCCATATCCATTGATACAGACTGTTGTTCTACGAAATGCCCGTCATCTTGGCCAAAGCAACAATTCCGTAATCGTAGCATTAGACAATTCTGTTTATGGGCTCTTCCCTGTTCCTCTTGGTGCACAG ATTGTACAACTAACAGCATCTGGCAATTTCGATGAAGCCTTGGCCTTGTGTAAGCTGCTTCCCCCAGAAGATTCAAACCTTCGAGCTGCAAAGGAGGGGTCGATTCATATAAG ATACGCTCACTACCTATTTGATAATGAAAGCTATGAGGAGGCAATGGAGCATTTCTTGGCATCTCAGATAGATATAACCTATGTGCTTTCGTTGTATCCCTCAATTATCCTTCCTAAAACAACCATAATTCCTGAGCCAGAGAAGCTGGTGGACATTTCTTGGGATACTTCATATCTCTCAAGAGGTTCATCAGGTTTATCAGATGATATGGAAACCTTACCATCACCACAACTATTGGAATCCGATGAGCATGCAGCACTTGAGTCCAAGAAAATGAGCCACAATACTCTCATGGCTCTGATTAAGTTCTTGCAGAAGAAAAGATATGGTATAGTTGAAAAGGCCACTGCCGAGGGAACAGAAGAAGTTGTTTTAGATGCTGTTGGAGATAATTTCGCATCGTATGACAGTAGGTTCAAGAAAACGACCAAG GGGCGTGGTAACATCTCCATTAGCTCTGGTGCTCGGGAGATGGCAGCAATACTTGACACGGCTCTACTCCAAGCTCTGCTTCTTACTGGACAGTCTTCAGTGGCTTTAGAGTTACTTAAAGGTCTTAACTATTGTGATGTGAAAATATGTGAGGAAATTCTTcgaaaaagaaatcattatgCTGCTTTGTTAGAACTTTACAAGTGCAATTCAATGCACCGTGAAGCCCTTAAACTTCTACATCAATTGGTAGAAGAGTCGAGGGCAAACCAATCACTAGCAGAGCTTACCCAAAAGTTTAAGCCTGAGTCAATTATTGAATATCTCAAG CCTCTCTGTGGGACTGATCCCATGCTTGTCCTTGAGTGCTCAATGCTGGTTCTTGAAAGCTGTCCAACACAAACTATTGAGCTGTATTTGTCTGGAAATATTCCAGCAGACTTGGTCAACTCTTATTTGAAGCAACATGCTCCAAGCATGCAGGCCAAGTACTTGGAGCTCATGCTTGCAATGAATGAGAATGGGATCTCAGGAAATCTGCAAAATGAAATG ATACAAATATATCTCTCGGAAGTGCTTGATTGGTATTCAGATTTAGGTGCTCAACAAAAATGGGATGAGAAAGCTTATTCCTCAACAAGGAAGAAATTATTGTCTGCTTTAGAGAGTATCTCAGGATATAATCCAGATGCTTTGTTGAAACGTCTACCACCGGATGCTTTATATGAAGAGCGTGCAATATTGTTGGGTAAAATGAACCAACATGAGCTTGCCTTGTCTCTATATGTTCATAAG CTTCACGTCCCTGAGCTTGCACTGGCCTATTGTGATCGGGTATATGAGTCTGTAGTTCATCAACCATCTATAAAATCCTCTGGCAATATATACCTTACTCTTTTGCAAATTTATCTTAATCCTTGGAGGACAACCAAGAATTTTGAACAGAGAATCACCAATCTAGTATCACCTTATCATACGAGCATTCCAAAGGTTGGTTCAGCGTCTTCGACTAAAGCTAGAGGAGGCCGTGGAAGTAAGAAAATTGCTTCAATAGAGGGTGCAGAGGACATGAGAGTAAGTCAGAGTGGCACCGACAGTAGCAGGAGTGATGGTGATGCAGATGAATCTAGCGGGGAAGGAGGTTCCACTATTATGCTTGATGAGATTCTTGATTTGTTGAGCCAAAGGTGGGATAGATTAAATGGAGCTCAAGCTCTCAAACTCTTACCAAGGGAAACCAAACTACAG AACTTGCTTCCATTTCTTGGACCTCTTCTGCGGAAATCCAGTGAAGCATACAGAAATCTTTCAGTGATCAAAAGTTTGAGACACACTGAAAACCTGCAG GTGAAGGACGAACTCTACAACCAAAGACAAACAGTGGTGAAGATCACCAGCGATAGCATCTGCTCTCTTTGCAATAAGAAGATAGGGACAAGTGTTTTTGCTGTCTTCCCAAATGGGAAGACACTAGTGCACTTTGTTTGCTTTAGAGACTCCCAGACTATGAAAGTTGTGGCCAAAGGCTCGCCGCGAAGGAAGCGATGA
- the LOC121253199 gene encoding vacuolar sorting protein 39 isoform X2, whose protein sequence is MCILGTIGEGSCASRGKRGSVFSDTTENIGVFVDQNGKLLQEGRICWSEAPLEVVIQKPYAIALLPRYVEIRSLRDPYPLIQTVVLRNARHLGQSNNSVIVALDNSVYGLFPVPLGAQIVQLTASGNFDEALALCKLLPPEDSNLRAAKEGSIHIRYAHYLFDNESYEEAMEHFLASQIDITYVLSLYPSIILPKTTIIPEPEKLVDISWDTSYLSRGSSGLSDDMETLPSPQLLESDEHAALESKKMSHNTLMALIKFLQKKRYGIVEKATAEGTEEVVLDAVGDNFASYDSRFKKTTKGRGNISISSGAREMAAILDTALLQALLLTGQSSVALELLKGLNYCDVKICEEILRKRNHYAALLELYKCNSMHREALKLLHQLVEESRANQSLAELTQKFKPESIIEYLKPLCGTDPMLVLECSMLVLESCPTQTIELYLSGNIPADLVNSYLKQHAPSMQAKYLELMLAMNENGISGNLQNEMIQIYLSEVLDWYSDLGAQQKWDEKAYSSTRKKLLSALESISGYNPDALLKRLPPDALYEERAILLGKMNQHELALSLYVHKLHVPELALAYCDRVYESVVHQPSIKSSGNIYLTLLQIYLNPWRTTKNFEQRITNLVSPYHTSIPKVGSASSTKARGGRGSKKIASIEGAEDMRVSQSGTDSSRSDGDADESSGEGGSTIMLDEILDLLSQRWDRLNGAQALKLLPRETKLQNLLPFLGPLLRKSSEAYRNLSVIKSLRHTENLQVKDELYNQRQTVVKITSDSICSLCNKKIGTSVFAVFPNGKTLVHFVCFRDSQTMKVVAKGSPRRKR, encoded by the exons ATGTGTATTCTTGGGACGATCGGAGAGGGTTCTTGTGCTTCGCGAGGCAAAAGAGGGTCTGTATTTTCAGACACGACG GAGAACATTGGTGTCTTTGTGGACCAAAATGGGAAGCTGCTTCAGGAAGGTAGAATTTGTTGGTCAGAGGCCCCTTTAGAAGTTGTCATTCAGAAGCCATATGCAATAGCTTTATTACCAAGATATGTTGAG ATTCGATCTCTTCGAGATCCATATCCATTGATACAGACTGTTGTTCTACGAAATGCCCGTCATCTTGGCCAAAGCAACAATTCCGTAATCGTAGCATTAGACAATTCTGTTTATGGGCTCTTCCCTGTTCCTCTTGGTGCACAG ATTGTACAACTAACAGCATCTGGCAATTTCGATGAAGCCTTGGCCTTGTGTAAGCTGCTTCCCCCAGAAGATTCAAACCTTCGAGCTGCAAAGGAGGGGTCGATTCATATAAG ATACGCTCACTACCTATTTGATAATGAAAGCTATGAGGAGGCAATGGAGCATTTCTTGGCATCTCAGATAGATATAACCTATGTGCTTTCGTTGTATCCCTCAATTATCCTTCCTAAAACAACCATAATTCCTGAGCCAGAGAAGCTGGTGGACATTTCTTGGGATACTTCATATCTCTCAAGAGGTTCATCAGGTTTATCAGATGATATGGAAACCTTACCATCACCACAACTATTGGAATCCGATGAGCATGCAGCACTTGAGTCCAAGAAAATGAGCCACAATACTCTCATGGCTCTGATTAAGTTCTTGCAGAAGAAAAGATATGGTATAGTTGAAAAGGCCACTGCCGAGGGAACAGAAGAAGTTGTTTTAGATGCTGTTGGAGATAATTTCGCATCGTATGACAGTAGGTTCAAGAAAACGACCAAG GGGCGTGGTAACATCTCCATTAGCTCTGGTGCTCGGGAGATGGCAGCAATACTTGACACGGCTCTACTCCAAGCTCTGCTTCTTACTGGACAGTCTTCAGTGGCTTTAGAGTTACTTAAAGGTCTTAACTATTGTGATGTGAAAATATGTGAGGAAATTCTTcgaaaaagaaatcattatgCTGCTTTGTTAGAACTTTACAAGTGCAATTCAATGCACCGTGAAGCCCTTAAACTTCTACATCAATTGGTAGAAGAGTCGAGGGCAAACCAATCACTAGCAGAGCTTACCCAAAAGTTTAAGCCTGAGTCAATTATTGAATATCTCAAG CCTCTCTGTGGGACTGATCCCATGCTTGTCCTTGAGTGCTCAATGCTGGTTCTTGAAAGCTGTCCAACACAAACTATTGAGCTGTATTTGTCTGGAAATATTCCAGCAGACTTGGTCAACTCTTATTTGAAGCAACATGCTCCAAGCATGCAGGCCAAGTACTTGGAGCTCATGCTTGCAATGAATGAGAATGGGATCTCAGGAAATCTGCAAAATGAAATG ATACAAATATATCTCTCGGAAGTGCTTGATTGGTATTCAGATTTAGGTGCTCAACAAAAATGGGATGAGAAAGCTTATTCCTCAACAAGGAAGAAATTATTGTCTGCTTTAGAGAGTATCTCAGGATATAATCCAGATGCTTTGTTGAAACGTCTACCACCGGATGCTTTATATGAAGAGCGTGCAATATTGTTGGGTAAAATGAACCAACATGAGCTTGCCTTGTCTCTATATGTTCATAAG CTTCACGTCCCTGAGCTTGCACTGGCCTATTGTGATCGGGTATATGAGTCTGTAGTTCATCAACCATCTATAAAATCCTCTGGCAATATATACCTTACTCTTTTGCAAATTTATCTTAATCCTTGGAGGACAACCAAGAATTTTGAACAGAGAATCACCAATCTAGTATCACCTTATCATACGAGCATTCCAAAGGTTGGTTCAGCGTCTTCGACTAAAGCTAGAGGAGGCCGTGGAAGTAAGAAAATTGCTTCAATAGAGGGTGCAGAGGACATGAGAGTAAGTCAGAGTGGCACCGACAGTAGCAGGAGTGATGGTGATGCAGATGAATCTAGCGGGGAAGGAGGTTCCACTATTATGCTTGATGAGATTCTTGATTTGTTGAGCCAAAGGTGGGATAGATTAAATGGAGCTCAAGCTCTCAAACTCTTACCAAGGGAAACCAAACTACAG AACTTGCTTCCATTTCTTGGACCTCTTCTGCGGAAATCCAGTGAAGCATACAGAAATCTTTCAGTGATCAAAAGTTTGAGACACACTGAAAACCTGCAG GTGAAGGACGAACTCTACAACCAAAGACAAACAGTGGTGAAGATCACCAGCGATAGCATCTGCTCTCTTTGCAATAAGAAGATAGGGACAAGTGTTTTTGCTGTCTTCCCAAATGGGAAGACACTAGTGCACTTTGTTTGCTTTAGAGACTCCCAGACTATGAAAGTTGTGGCCAAAGGCTCGCCGCGAAGGAAGCGATGA
- the LOC121253212 gene encoding protein N-lysine methyltransferase METTL21A-like codes for MATHDDDDEDDINPVTMILPDDQDDTKRFHTIQEGASEQHLQQHYVRSIDSTLLIRQLPSQGLSFQLWPAATTLVTLLDQHRCQPTNNPLSSTLLGHCRPLNILELGSGTGLVGIAAAATLGANVTVTDLPHVIPNLLFNAEANADVLTSNGGAIRVEPLRWGEADDVKLIGRDFDLILASDVVYHDHLYDPLLETMRLLLLGSAGTENGRAKAFVMAHLRRWKKDSAFFKKAKKRFQVEVLHVDSPSEGCRVGVVVYRFVEKLMNSNSGSSASNSS; via the coding sequence ATGGCTACTCACGACGACGATGACGAAGACGACATAAACCCTGTCACGATGATACTACCAGATGATCAAGACGATACAAAGAGATTCCATACAATACAAGAGGGTGCATCAGAGCAACATCTACAGCAGCATTACGTCCGTTCAATCGACTCAACGTTGTTGATCAGGCAGCTTCCTTCCCAAGGCCTCTCCTTCCAGCTCTGGCCCGCGGCTACCACTCTTGTCACTCTACTCGATCAACACCGCTGTCAGCCTACCAATAACCCCTTATCTTCCACCCTGCTCGGTCATTGCCGCCCTCTCAACATCCTCGAACTCGGCTCCGGAACCGGTCTCGTCGGGATCGCTGCCGCGGCCACTCTCGGCGCTAATGTCACGGTCACCGACCTCCCACACGTCATCCCGAACCTCCTGTTCAACGCGGAAGCAAACGCCGACGTTTTAACCTCGAACGGAGGGGCCATACGCGTGGAGCCGTTAAGGTGGGGAGAGGCCGATGACGTGAAGCTGATTGGGCGGGATTTCGATCTAATTCTGGCCTCGGATGTAGTGTACCATGATCACTTGTACGACCCGTTGCTCGAAACAATGCGTCTGTTGCTATTGGGCAGCGCGGGTACTGAAAACGGAAGAGCAAAGGCGTTCGTGATGGCCCATTTGAGGAGGTGGAAGAAGGACTCGGCTTTCTTCAAGAAAGCCAAGAAGCGCTTTCAGGTTGAGGTTCTACACGTGGATAGTCCATCCGAGGGATGTAGGGTTGGAGTGGTTGTTTACCGTTTTGTTGAGAAGCTTATGAATTCGAATTCTGGTAGCTCGGCAAGCAATTCTTCATGA
- the LOC121253217 gene encoding AP-3 complex subunit sigma, with translation MIRAVMVMNTQGKPRLAKFYDSQPIDKQQELIRSVFGVLCSRAENVSNFVEADSIFGPDSRIVYKHYATLYFVLVFDSSENELAMLDLIQVLVETLDKCFKNVCELDLVFNYSKIHTILDEIFFGGQVLETSSAEVMKAVEEISKLETASNSITLVPKSVSGWRGR, from the exons ATGATACGGGCGGTGATGGTGATGAATACCCAGGGCAAGCCTCGCCTTGCCAAATTCTACGATTcccag CCAATCGACAAGCAGCAGGAGCTTATCCGCAGCGTTTTTGGAG TCTTATGCAGTAGAGCTGAGAACGTAAGCAATTTTGTGGAGGCCGACTCTATTTTCGGTCcg GATAGTCGCATTGTATACAAGCACTATGCAACACTATACTTTGTTTTAGTATTTGATAGTTCTGAAAATGAGCTTGCCATGCTTGACTTGATACaag TTCTTGTGGAAACGTTGGACAAATGCTTTAAAAATGTATGCGAGCTTGACTTGGTGTTCAACTATAGCAAG ATTCATACCATTCtggatgagatattttttggagGCCAAGTGCTGGAAACAAGTTCTGCAGAAGTCATGAAAGCTGTAGAAGAAATATCaaa GTTGGAAACTGCCTCCAATTCTATTACCCTTGTCCCCAAATCTGTTTCTGGTTGGCGGGGTCGATAG